The DNA window CAAAAGAAAGCTGAAGATATTGCCACCCAGCGGCTACAGTTACTATCTCCGCTACTAGCAGAGGGTCTGGATGCCGCCCAAGCTAAACAGATCAAAGCAGGTATTTGCCAGCAGACAGGGATATCGGAACGCACCTTGCGTAGATACCTGGCCCAGTACCGGTTAGAAGGGTTTAGCGGTCTAAAGCCAAAAGGTCAGGGTCGACCCCGAAACGAAGCTGCAATTCCAGTAATGCTGGAAGAGATATTGGGCCGTCTGGAATACGCCGCCAAACGGCAGCTTTTCGCTGTAATTACCGGTGATTGCGGTACCGCCAAGACCACCACCATACGCTATTTTAAGGAAACCCTTGATTCAGCTAAATTAAAGGCGAGATGATT is part of the Desulfallas thermosapovorans DSM 6562 genome and encodes:
- a CDS encoding helix-turn-helix domain-containing protein gives rise to the protein MRDQKKAEDIATQRLQLLSPLLAEGLDAAQAKQIKAGICQQTGISERTLRRYLAQYRLEGFSGLKPKGQGRPRNEAAIPVMLEEILGRLEYAAKRQLFAVITGDCGTAKTTTIRYFKETLDSAKLKAR